A portion of the Callithrix jacchus isolate 240 chromosome 13, calJac240_pri, whole genome shotgun sequence genome contains these proteins:
- the C13H8orf48 gene encoding uncharacterized protein C8orf48 homolog, with product MAICPELAQMDKSALANLSDETETWKTFTDEVQTSSSFSSCGGRQSSPLTSGSKLEREKQTLSLEQGDTQSELSDFKNYEKKLSKQWINYPKHKDSIFARYQPDTKCQTEIIRVLDEELNALQSYCTTKINLIHCRGHSKKKKSSRHKKLHLGLDAEASERDALNGSVPDELFNRIYFKNMRTTAIQGATTKQHVSSQCPDCNRKRAELALSAFLKQKKTLLESLLLQEKIDEHLHTKDFLTRIGEAHQDFPRLSDDPRIIWERLTEKSRIRYSGLERSDTEQKM from the coding sequence ATGGCCATCTGCCCAGAATTGGCCCAAATGGACAAAAGTGCTCTTGCAAACCTTTCTGATGAGACTGAGACTTGGAAGACCTTTACTGATGAGGTACAGACTTCCAGTTCATTCAGCTCCTGTGGAGGACGACAGTCCTCTCCCCTGACCTCTGGAAGCAAACTGGAGAGGGAAAAGCAGACTCTAAGCTTGGAACAAGGAGACACACAGTCTGAGCTTTCGGACttcaaaaattatgaaaagaagTTGAGTAAACAATGGATCAACTACCCCAAGCACAAAGACTCTATCTTTGCACGGTACCAGCCAGACACCAAATGTCAAACAGAAATCATTCGGGTACTTGATGAAGAATTGAATGCCCTGCAGTCCTATTGCACCACGAAGATAAATTTGATTCATTGTAGAGGGCattctaagaagaaaaagagcagCAGACATAAAAAGCTGCATCTTGGATTGGATGCAGAGGCTTCAGAGAGAGATGCCTTAAATGGTTCTGTCCCTGATGAACTTTTCAACAGAATCTACTTTAAAAACATGAGGACGACAGCAATACAGGGTGCAACAACTAAGCAACATGTATCTTCTCAGTGTCCCGACTGTAACAGGAAAAGAGCAGAGCTGGCCCTGTCTGCCTTCCTGAAACAAAAGAAGACTTTACTGGAGTCACTTCTACTTCAAGAGAAAATAGATGAACATCTTCATACCAAAGACTTTCTCACCCGCATTGGAGAAGCACATCAAGACTTTCCCAGGCTTTCAGATGACCCCAGAATAATCTGGGAAAGACTGACTGAGAAAAGTCGTATCAGATACTCTGGTTTAGAAAGATCAGATACAGAGCAGAAGATGTAG